One window of the Xiphias gladius isolate SHS-SW01 ecotype Sanya breed wild chromosome 11, ASM1685928v1, whole genome shotgun sequence genome contains the following:
- the si:ch211-117n7.7 gene encoding lysophosphatidylserine lipase ABHD12 isoform X2, protein MKRRAVHRSDSPSGVSEARRAGRVQRKGGAWSQSWLKRGLLALFVLFILVPFLLRILPELIQHLVYTHRIRVPFFVDLSRPADLSLNHTINMYLTSEEGISLGVWHTVPESQWKEAQGKDWAWYQNTLSDGSPVFIYLHGNTGTRAATHRVGVAKVLSALGYHVLVPDYRGFGDSTGEPTEGGLTTDALYLYNWVKARSGNSLVVIWGHSLGTGVTTNTAVKLIEQDVVFDGVILEGTFNAARQQMTECPFTWYYWKFPGTGYFFPEPWAENKAVFPTEENLKKMKNPILFLHSEDDHLVPIETAQKMYEVAASAQNTERVKLVSFEGSLGYLHNGLYRDPRLPDIIKKFVLSL, encoded by the exons ATGAAGAGAAGGGCAGTTCATCGGAGTGATTCCCCCTCCGGAGTCAGTGAAGCTCGGCGGGCTGGTAGAGTCCAGAGGAAGGGGGGGGCATG GTCCCAGTCTTGGCTGAAAAGAGGGTTATTGGCACTCTTTGTTCTCTTCATTTTGGTgcctttcttgctgagaataCTCCCGGAATTAATCCAGCACcttgtttacacacacagaa TCAGGGTGCCATTCTTTGTTGACCTCAGCCGACCGGCTGATCTCTCCCTTAATCACACCATCAACATGTACTTAACATCAGAGGAAGGGATCTCCCTTGGCGTTTG GCACACTGTCCCTGAAAGTCAGTGGAAAGAGGCACAAGGGAAGGACTGGGCATGGTACCAGAACACTCTAAGCGATGGAAGTCCAGTTTTCATATATCTTCATGGGAACACGGGCACGAG GGCAGCCACTCATCGGGTGGGAGTGGCAAAA GTATTGAGTGCACTTGGTTACCACGTGCTGGTGCCTGACTACAGAG GGTTTGGAGATTCCACCGGGGAGCCGACTGAGGGCGGTCTCACCACTGATGCCCTCTACTTGTACAACTGGGTCAAGGCACGCAGTGGAAACAGCCTGGTCGTCATTTGGGGACACTCTCTTGGCACTGG AGTGACCACTAACACTGCAGTAAAGCTGATTGAGCAAG ATGTGGTTTTTGATGGTGTGATCCTGGAGGGTACATTCAATGCTGCTCGACAGCAAATGACAGAATGTCCTTTTACTTGG TATTACTGGAAATTTCCCGGCACTGGGTACTTTTTCCCAGAGCCATGGGCAGAAAACAAGGCTGTCTTTCCTACTGAGGAAAA tttgaagaaaatgaaaaacccaATACTTTTCCTTCATTCAGAGGACGATCACCTAGTTCCCATTGAGACTGCTCAGAAG ATGTATGAGGTAGCAGCGAGTGCCCAGAATACAGAGCGAGTCAAGCTGGTGTCATTTGAAGGTTCTCTGGGGTATCTGCACAACGGCTTGTATAGAGACCCCCGTCTGCCTGACATCATaaa GAAGTTTGTGCTGTCATTGTAA
- the si:ch211-117n7.7 gene encoding lysophosphatidylserine lipase ABHD12 isoform X1 yields MKRRAVHRSDSPSGVSEARRAGRVQRKGGAWSQSWLKRGLLALFVLFILVPFLLRILPELIQHLVYTHRIRVPFFVDLSRPADLSLNHTINMYLTSEEGISLGVWHTVPESQWKEAQGKDWAWYQNTLSDGSPVFIYLHGNTGTRAATHRVGVAKQVLSALGYHVLVPDYRGFGDSTGEPTEGGLTTDALYLYNWVKARSGNSLVVIWGHSLGTGVTTNTAVKLIEQDVVFDGVILEGTFNAARQQMTECPFTWYYWKFPGTGYFFPEPWAENKAVFPTEENLKKMKNPILFLHSEDDHLVPIETAQKMYEVAASAQNTERVKLVSFEGSLGYLHNGLYRDPRLPDIIKKFVLSL; encoded by the exons ATGAAGAGAAGGGCAGTTCATCGGAGTGATTCCCCCTCCGGAGTCAGTGAAGCTCGGCGGGCTGGTAGAGTCCAGAGGAAGGGGGGGGCATG GTCCCAGTCTTGGCTGAAAAGAGGGTTATTGGCACTCTTTGTTCTCTTCATTTTGGTgcctttcttgctgagaataCTCCCGGAATTAATCCAGCACcttgtttacacacacagaa TCAGGGTGCCATTCTTTGTTGACCTCAGCCGACCGGCTGATCTCTCCCTTAATCACACCATCAACATGTACTTAACATCAGAGGAAGGGATCTCCCTTGGCGTTTG GCACACTGTCCCTGAAAGTCAGTGGAAAGAGGCACAAGGGAAGGACTGGGCATGGTACCAGAACACTCTAAGCGATGGAAGTCCAGTTTTCATATATCTTCATGGGAACACGGGCACGAG GGCAGCCACTCATCGGGTGGGAGTGGCAAAA CAGGTATTGAGTGCACTTGGTTACCACGTGCTGGTGCCTGACTACAGAG GGTTTGGAGATTCCACCGGGGAGCCGACTGAGGGCGGTCTCACCACTGATGCCCTCTACTTGTACAACTGGGTCAAGGCACGCAGTGGAAACAGCCTGGTCGTCATTTGGGGACACTCTCTTGGCACTGG AGTGACCACTAACACTGCAGTAAAGCTGATTGAGCAAG ATGTGGTTTTTGATGGTGTGATCCTGGAGGGTACATTCAATGCTGCTCGACAGCAAATGACAGAATGTCCTTTTACTTGG TATTACTGGAAATTTCCCGGCACTGGGTACTTTTTCCCAGAGCCATGGGCAGAAAACAAGGCTGTCTTTCCTACTGAGGAAAA tttgaagaaaatgaaaaacccaATACTTTTCCTTCATTCAGAGGACGATCACCTAGTTCCCATTGAGACTGCTCAGAAG ATGTATGAGGTAGCAGCGAGTGCCCAGAATACAGAGCGAGTCAAGCTGGTGTCATTTGAAGGTTCTCTGGGGTATCTGCACAACGGCTTGTATAGAGACCCCCGTCTGCCTGACATCATaaa GAAGTTTGTGCTGTCATTGTAA
- the mocos gene encoding molybdenum cofactor sulfurase produces the protein MDFQKLCTLETFQRVWSHYGYGGHFEEAIGREFTRIKGITYLDHAATTLYPESLVRDYGLDITRNVYGNPHSHNPSSRLTHDTIERVRYRVLQHFNTTPEEYCVIFTSGCTAALKLVAESFPWRPRTESEAGSHFCYLTDCHTSAVGIRGLTSGRGVVALPVSPHEVEHRAREEAQGEDVICQTPHLFCYPAQSNFSGRKYPLSHVKGIQARRLYPACDHQGRWFVLLDAASHVSCSPLNLQDCPADFIPVSFYKLFGFPTGLGALLVRHDAAGMLKKTYFGGGTAAAYLSGEDYYVQSANISDRFEDGTVSFLDIIALNHGFEALYKITGGMHNIQQHTFGLARYTYLLLSSLCHGNGQPVARIYCEGQFESPATQGAILNFNLVDSHGQMIGYSQVDRMASLYNIHVRTGCFCNTGACQSFLGITNHQMRRNLQAGHVCGDSIDLVDGQPTGSVRVSFGYMSTFEDCQKFLNFVAECFVEKPVTVDQVRLEKLKTTTAASQSSNGDPPIKITNREIYNVDEKKLREASIKGFRHRDSNGLEEAYTLTSIYIYPIKSCGAYEVLDWPLGPLGLLYDRGWMVVNGNGVCLSQKREARLCLIRPQVHLPSNKLLLQASGMDTISVPLENNDQKHTSYRACQSKVCGDRVETFDCGDEAASWLSDFLGQPCRLIRQSPYFDRDMKKRHSGAATSTSLSLVNEAQYLMINRASVELIQKQMSSRQDYSEGEQLLDSQNVISRFRANLVITGVEPFEEDNWSHLIIGNTRFVVAGQCGRCQMVGVDQDTGTKTKEPLMSLSAYRSGKVTFGVYLTHQLPKGSPTASVLSVGSLVQPEPHSS, from the exons ATGGATTTCCAGAAACTTTGCACTTTGGAAACTTTTCAGCGGGTCTGGAGCCACTACGGTTACGGGGGGCACTTCGAAGAGGCGATCGGGCGGGAGTTCACGCGGATTAAAG GTATAACATATCTGGATCATGCAGCAACTACTCTGTACCCGGAGTCGCTGGTCAGGGACTACGGCTTGGACATTACACGGAACGTATACG GAAACCCGCACAGCCATAACCCCAGCAGCAGACTGACGCATGACACCATCGAGAGGGTCAGATACAG GGTATTGCAGCATTTTAACACCACTCCCGAGGAGTACTGTGTGATTTTCACTTCTGGTTGCACAGCCGCTCTCAAATTAGTGGCCGAGAGCTTTCCCTGGAGGCCCCGGACCGAGAGCGAGGCGGGGAGTCACTTCTGCTACCTCACCGACTGCCACACCTCTGCGGTCGGCATACGAGGACTGACTTCTGGCCGAGGGGTAGTCGCCCTGCCTGTTTCCCCGCACGAGGTGGAACACAGGGCAAGGGAGGAGGCTCAAGGTGAAGATGTTATTTGTCAGACGCCGCACCTCTTCTGCTACCCAGCACAGAGCAACTTCTCTGGGAGGAAGTATCCCCTTAGCCATGTGAAAGGCATCCAGGCGAGACGCCTTTACCCAGCATGTGACCACCAAGGCCGCTGGTTTGTGCTGCTCGATGCTGCCTCTCATGTCAGCTGTTCCCCTCTAAACCTACAGGACTGCCCTGCTGATTTCATTCCCGTCTCCTTCTACAAGTTGTTTGGCTTCCCTACAGGGCTGGGCGCCCTTCTTGTCCGTCACGACGCAGCAGGCATGCTAAAAAAGACTTATTTTGGAGGAGGCACAGCAGCAGCTTACCTTTCTGGAGAAGATTATTATGTGCAGTCAGCAAACATTTCTGACAG ATTTGAAGATGGGACTGTCTCTTTCTTGGACATCATAGCTCTAAATCACGGTTTCGAAGCTCTTTACAAGATCACAG GGGGCATGCacaacatccagcagcacacgTTTGGCCTGGCACGCTACACTTACTTGCTGCTGTCAAGTCTTTGCCATGGCAACGGGCAACCAGTGGCCCGGATATACTGTGAGGGTCAGTTTGAGAGTCCAGCCACACAAGGTGCAATCCTAAACTTCAACCTCGTGGATTCTCATGGACAGATGATTGGGTATTCACAG GTGGACAGAATGGCAAGTCTGTACAACATCCATGTGCGCACAGGCTGCTTCTGCAACACCGGGGCCTGTCAGTCCTTCCTTGGGATCACCAATCATCAGATGAGGAGAAACCTGCAG GCCGGCCACGTCTGCGGAGACAGTATCGACCTGGTGGACGGCCAGCCGACCGGATCAGTTCGCGTGTCCTTTGGCTATATGTCAACATTTGAAGACTGTCAAAAGTTCCTGAACTTTGTTGCTGAGTGCTTCGTAGAGAAACCGGTCACAGTGGACCAAGTGAGACTGGAGAAGCTAAAAACAACCACAGCGGCATCCCAGAGCTCAAATGGAGATCCACCTATCAAAATTACCAATAGAGAGATATATAATGTAGATGAGAAGAAGCTCAGAGAAGCATCAATCAAGGGATTTAGACACAGAGACTCAAATGGCCTCGAGGAGGCTTATACTCTCACCAGCATCTACATATATCCCATCAAATCATGCGGAGCATATGAG GTCCTTGACTGGCCACTGGGACCGCTGGGTTTGCTGTATGACAGAGGCTGGATGGTGGTGAATGGAAACGGCGTGTGCCTGAGTCAGAAGAGAGAGGCGCGTTTATGCCTCATTCGCCCGCAAGTCCACCTGCCCTCAAACAAATTGCTCCTGCAGGCATCAG GGATGGATACCATTTCTGTTCCCTTGGAAAACAACGATCAGAAGCACACAAGCTATCGGGCGTGTCAGAGTAAAGTTTGTGGTGACAG GGTGGAGACTTTCGACTGTGGGGATGAGGCTGCATCATGGCTTTCAGACTTCCTTGGACAGCCATGCCGCCTGATAAGACAAAGTCCCTATTTCGACCGAGACATGAAGAAGCGGCATAGTGGAG CTGCCACCTCTACGTCCCTCTCCCTGGTGAATGAAGCGCAGTATCTCATGATCAACCGCGCCAGTGTGGAGCTCATTCAGAAACAAATGAGCAGCAG GCAAGACTATTCTGAGGGCGAACAGCTACTTGACTCACAGAATGTCATCAGCCGCTTCCGAGCCAATTTAGTCATCACTGGAGTAGAACCATTTGAGGAGGATAATTGGTCGCACTTGATTATTGGCAACACTCGATTTGTG GTTGCAGGTCAGTGTGGAAGGTGCCAGATGGTTGGAGTAGACCAGGACACGGGGACCAAAACAAAAGAGCCGCTAATGTCCCTGTCTGCTTATCGCAGTGGGAAG GTGACCTTTGGTGTGTACCTGACCCATCAGCTACCAAAGGGTTCCCCTACAGCCAGTGTCCTCTCCGTTGGCTCCCTTGTACAGCCAGAGCCACACAGTTCTTGA